The following is a genomic window from Pan paniscus chromosome 18, NHGRI_mPanPan1-v2.0_pri, whole genome shotgun sequence.
TGGCTGTTAGAGAGATAGGGTTTGAAGTCAGGAGAGAGACATAGGTTAAGACATAGGTTTGGGTTCATGTTACAGAGACCCAGGACGACAGTGATTTATACAAAAGAAAGTGTTAGTTCTCTGTCGTGTAATTACACTGAGGCAGGCAGTTCAGGGCTCCTGTGCTGGCTGCAGAGATTCAAGCTCCTTCCATCTCCTGGCTCAGCCAACCCTGGCATGCTGCCGTTGTCCATGATATCTCACCATCATGTCTGGATTCTAaatagcaggagagagaaagaggagtggggaagaggGTCCAGAACCAGTTGCATGGATGCCCTTAGCCACAAGGGCATCTGGGAAATGCAGCTTTTCCTCTGGGTGGCCACAAGCCCAGTTAAAAAATAATGGTGCTGGCAACGTGCATGGCACAcggctggaatcccagcactttgggaggctgaggcaggtggatcacttgagcccaggagctcaacaccagcctggccaacatattgggaccccatctctacaagaaatacaaaaaatagccaggtgtcaTATAGAAgaggttgtattagtccattctcatgctattaataaagacatacccgagactgggtaatttataaaggaaagaggtttaattgactcacaattaagtatggctggggaggcatcaggaaacttatacagtcatggcagaaggggaagcaaaaacATCCTTCTTCATGTGGCGGCAGCAAGGAAAAGTGCTGAGCCAAAGGAGCAAAAgtcccttataaagccatcagatcttgtgacaactttatcaccagaacagcatggaggtaaccgccctcatgattcaattgcctcctacgacacgtggggattacgggaactacaattcaagatgcgatttgggtggggatacagccaaaccatatcagaggtaGTGCTATTCCTTTAAAATAATGCGAGAATAGATCTAGGAGGACCACATCTGCCACCGCTGGAGATGGAGACATGGGGAACATCAGGGTATGAGATAGTaattggggccaggcgcagttggctcacgcctgtatcccagcactttgggaggctgaggcgggtggatcacttgaactcaggagttcaagatcagcctgaccaacatggtgcaaccccatctctagtaaaaaaaaatacaaaattaggctgggcgcggtggctcatgcctggaatcccagcacttagggaggatgaggtggacggatcacctgaggtccggagttgaagaccagtctggccaacatggtgaaaccccatttgtactaaaaatataaaaattagccgggcatggtggtggacgcctgtaatctcagctacttgggaggcagaggcaggagaatcgctcaaacctgggaggcggagattgcagtgagctgagatcatgccattgcactccagcttgggcgacaaaagtgagactccgtctcaaaaaaaaaaaaaatagctggacatggtggtgtgcgcttgtaatcccagagacttgggaggctgaggcaggagaattgcttgagcccaggaggcggaggttgcagtgaactgagatcatgccattgtactccagcttgggcaacaagagtgaaactccgtctcaaaaaaaaagagacagcaaTTGGAGCCTTGGGCCTGGGTGAAATTTCCCAGAAGGAGTGCAGAGGGAGGGGAAAAGCAGCCCAGGACTGACCTTTGAGAAGGCATGCCGCCAGCAAAGAGAGTCAGAGAGGACGGCTGGGTAGCGGGGAGGGAAAGCAGGTGTGTGTAAAGCCACAGAGCCATGGGGAGAGAACATTTCCAGAAGTGTCCAGTGCTGTCTGCAGGAGGCTTGAAAGTGTCCTTTGATTAAAACAGCAGGTCATGATTTTGATGGCAGTCATTTCTGTAGAGTGCTGGAAGCCCATGGAAGCCTGCAACCAGTTGCAGAGGGAGGGGAAGATGAGAAAGTGTAGACTGCTAGGACAGACGGCTCTTCCCAGACGTTTGGTTGTGAAGGAAGTGAGAGGTCGTGCTGTGTGTGAGGGGTAGAGAATGAGTTGTTGGAGCTGGAcatgactcacccctgtaatcccagcactttgggaggctgaggagggaggatcgcttaaggctaggagttcgagaccagcctgggcaacatggtgagaccctatgcCTACAAAAGTCAAAATACTAGTTAGAtctggcggcatgtgcctgtaaccccaggtacttgggaggccaaggcagaaagatggcttgagcccaggagattgaggctgcagtgagccgtgactgcaccactgcactccagcctgggtgacagagtgagaccctatctcagaaaaaagaaaaaaaaaaaaaagagttgttggTTGGCTGGTTGTTTTAAGGTGGGAGAGATGTCAACTTATTTATATGGGGAAATAGCCTTTTGGGTGATATTGTGAATGGAATAACCTGACAAGCATGTCCTCACCACTATGCATCTAGAAGCGCTGcataaaaccaaacaaacatcCTTTAAAACATGCAGCTTAGTtgcaaaaaagaaagggaaatccccAGGAGGCACGAAGAGGAAATTGAACACTAGAGCTGTGCAACCTGCTGGGTGGCTGTGATCTTGGCATTGAAGGGCCTAGGGCTTTACACCTACCTAGAGATTGGAGATAAGGCCTTGTCGGGGGAACTGAAAACATAAACACTAATAGAAAGCTTGTACCCTTAAGGGGTGACATCCTTGGTGAAAGAGTaaactaggaaaaaaatctgCCTCCAGTTCAGGGAGCATAAAAGGACCTTGTCTGTTTCACTCTGAGATTTGGTGACAATAAATGGTCTCTTTTGAGAATTCATAACCAAAGGCTTGGCCTCACTTGGACTTGGGGTTCAAGTTTACATCATCTGCATGGTCTGGGAAGCCCAAATGTCAACAAATAATATagtccaggccaggtgtggtagctcgtgcctataatcccagcactttgggaggctgaggtgggaggatcacctgaggttaggatttcaagaccagcctggccaacatggtgaaactacgtatctactaaaaatacaaaaattagccgggcatgttggcaggagcctgtaatcctagctactcgggaggctgaggcaggagacctcgggaggtggaggttgcttgaccctgggaggtggaggttgcagtgagctgagatcgcaccactgcactccagcctgtgcaacagagcaagactcggtctcaaaataataataaataataataataataataatgtagtcCAGGGTTGGTAACACCCATGAAGAGCTCTTGGCAGAAGCAGATGTGAAACCTCTTTGAATCTTGGTGGGCATGTGCATTCCCACTGATAACACCCTGCTGAAGCTGAATTCACAGCTCAAAATTACAAAACATAAGAGGAAACAATCTTCATGAATGACAGTAAGCAGACACAGCATATAGCAGGATTAGCTCCAACTCCAGAACTCCAGAGAATAGCATTATTTGGCAAAGAACCATACAGCAAGTGTGGTTTAAATTTCTAAAGATATAAAAGAAGACATcaatatgagaaagaaataagatgGTGTTAAAAATGAGTGGGATTCCGGTCAATGAAtgcgtctaaaaaaaaaagtgagcaggagaggtttaaagtaaaaagaagaaacagtaaAATGAATGCGTCTGTTAATCTATGAACTTATTCATTCCCCATTCATTAGGCTCCTATAATGTTTTAGACCATGTTCTGGGTCTGGAAATATaaagatgactatgcagatagcAAGTTAGACTCTGCCTCAGGAAGATCGCATGCAGAAATCCATGTATCAATGCATCCATTTATCTATACATCCACTCATCCACACATCCATTCTCTTCACCTATCCattctcccatccatccatccatctattcatccatccatctgtccgtctgtccatctatccatccatccatttattcatccatccatccattcatccatctatctagtcatccatccattcatttatttatccatccatccatccatccatccatctatccatccatccatccaaccgtCTTTCATTTTACTCATtgtgggggaaagaaagagagatctgaCTGTTACTGTGTCTCTGTAGAAAgaagaagacataagaaactccattttgttctgtactaagaaaaattctgccttgagatgctgttaatctgtaaccctagtcccaaccctgtgctcgcagaaacatgtgctgtgttgactcaaggtttaatggatttagggctgtgcaggatgcaccttgttaaaaatgtgtttgcaggCAATATGCctggtaaaagtcattgccattctccATTATAGAGTATCCAGGGACAGAATgcactgcggaaggctgcagggacctctgcccaagaaagcctgggtattgtccaaggtttctccccactgagacagcctgagatatggccttgtgggaaggggaagacctgactgtcccccagcccaacaccgtaaagggtctgtgctgaggaggattagtgaaagaggaaggcctctttgccgttgagataagaggaaggcatctgtctcctgctcgtccctgggaatggaatgtctcggtgtaaggCCCGATCATACattctatttactgagataggagaaaactgccttatggctggaggtgagacatgctggcggcaatactgctctttactgCTCTGAGATGTTTGTGTAAAGTCAAACATAAATCTGACCTACGTGCACATCGAGGCGCAGCACATTTCCTTAaacttatttgtgacacagaGACCTTTGCTcacgttttcctgctgaccctctccctaCCATTACCCTATAGTCCTGCCATATCCGCCTCACCGAGATAGTAGAGATGGTGATCagtaaatactaagggaactcagagaccagtgcccGCAcaggtcctccgtatgctgagcgcTGGTCCCCTAGGCCCACTGTTCtctctctatactttgtctctgcgtcttatttcttttctcagtctcttgccCCACCTGacaagaaatacccacaggtgtggaggggctggcccccttcACTCATTCTCAAATGTCACAGCTAGAAAAGTCCCAATAGAACATCTTGTTCAACTTTCAGCTGTCTTTTTGTACATGAAAAAAGCACATGAGGCCCCATAATACAAAACTCTGTTTTCTGAAGTCTCTAAGTGAATAAGGTGATGGAGGCAGATCATGAACTGAGGCCTTGTCCCTGCATTTCTTCCACACTGCAGTGCCTTTCCTGAACCCATGGCATGGAAGCATCTGACCTCTGAACAGCTGCCTCTATCTTCTGTTTCTCTCAGGTCTGTTCACTCCTCGTGGGCAGAGTCCCCACAACCCAGTGCTGTCAACTGATGGTGATGATAAGGAATGTCATTACCCAGCTCATGAGTGATAGAGATGGGACAGGGCCCTGGTCTCTCCCTGGTGTCAGTTTTGTGTCCATATCTTAGCTCACCCCTACCTTTGTTCCCTACTCTGCCGCTAGagagactgtgagctccttgagggcagggcccAGGTCTTATTCCTCCCCTCCCAGTGCCCAGCTCAGAAACAGTGCTTAGGATGCTGGCCAGTGACTACACCTGGGAGAAGAGACTGGACTAGGCTCTCGGTCCCTCTGCCTGGGGTTTCTGGCTGCTCCGTCAACTTCCAACATCCCAAAAATCAGAGGGGAGGTCAAGGGATTGGATGAGAGGCTCCAAGTGCTCCTTAGCCCACTGTGCAGGGAGAAGCGAGTGTTTCCTGGCTGTGGGTGAACTTCGTGGACAGCATTAAACAACACAGCATCCCGCCCCCTGTGCGGGGCTGTCTGTCTGCCTTGGCACTTCCAGAAGGTCTCATTGTGGTGCTAGAGTATCTAACACTTTCTGACTTGCAGATCAACATTCCCTTTTCTTGTTAACAAAGAGcagtgctgggcgcggtggctcacgcctgtaatcccagaactttgggaggctgaagcgggcagatcatgaggtcaggagttcgagaccagcctggccagcatggtaaaaccccgtctctactaaaaatacaaaaattagccaggcatggtggcaggcgcctgtaatcccagctacttgggaagctgaggcaggagaatcgcttaaacccggaggcggagtttgcagtgagcggagatcgtgccatcacactgcagcctaggcaacagagcgagactctgtctcaaaaaccacaacaaaaacaaagagcagAGTTTTAGGTCAATGCTTCCAGCAGGGAACAGAATTTAGATCTTAACAATTTTGtttacattgtatttattttcatgttttacctTCTATTGATGGCAAATGAGACTGGTTTTCCATTTACAGAAGTGATACAAAAGATTCCTGTTGTAATAATTTCATTAAGTGAATAATGagccaatttaaagaaaaatataaagcaaataattGTACAGGTGGTAAACTAATATGGCAAAATCACTAATATTCAAGGCTGAagtttggccgggcatggtggctcatggctgtaatcccaacactctgggagatGGGGATGAGTGgccctcttgagcccaggaattcaagaccagcctgggcaacatagcaagaccctgtctctaaaaaaaaaaaaatagccaggtgtggtggtacatgcctgtagttacacctactagggagactgaggtgggcggatcacttaagcccaggagttcaaggctgcagtgagctgagattgtgccactgtactccagcctgggcaacagagtgagaccctgtttcagaaacaaaaaaaagtggccgggtgcagtgctcatgcctgtaatcccagcattttgggaggctaaggctgctggatcacttgagcccaggagttggaaacctgCCCAggcagtatggtgagaccctgtctctacaaaaaaatacaaaaattagctgggcgtggtggtatgcacctgcaatcccagctattctagaggttgaggtgggaggatcgcttgagcctaggagttcgaggctgtagtgagttgagattgtgccactgcactccagtctgggtgacagagttgagattctgtctcaaaaaaaaaaaaaaaaaaaaaaaaaaaaaaaaaaaaaagacaaagtttgGAAAATTAAACCCCCAGGGAAATGGAAACTACATCTGCTGCTCACCCACCTGCCTGCCTCTCCTAAAGGGAAGATCGGGTACTTGGGGTCCCATTTCTGTGGGGTGGAGCATTATAAGTAAGCCTAGCTTGTGGCAAATCTGTCTCTCTGGACACTCCAGCAAGCTGGAAGGGACGATGATCAGAGGGCACAGTTTGGGAGTTGCCCTGCTCTAGGACAACACTCCTCTCCACATTGGATGAAACTCAGTTTCCCCTGGCCATGGCCTTCCTCACCATGGAGTGGTGAGGGTCCGAGGCTGAGACGTGTGCAGATGGAGGAGAATGGGCAGAGGAGCCTGTGGGTTTTCTCTGACTCTAGGTCCCCACTCCAGCAAGACAGCGCCGCTGCAGCTTGGCCCAGCAAGTTCCTCCTTGCAGTTTGGGGGTCAAAGCCACAGTTCATATGAAACAAAATGTTCCTCTGCCTGGTCTGGTCCTCTCTTTGTGTATTTTCCTAGAGGACTTCACAGTGGGTGAGTGGCCAAGGAGAACAGGATTTGTGGCTCTGGGAAACTGGATTCCTGTCATCTCCTGCCAGCTGTCATCGCCACACCGAGGCTGTTCAGCACCGCGGGACCCTTTCTCTTTGGTATTGGTGGCTTCGGTAAACACTGAAAGAAGGTGGAGGTGGCTGGTCGATGCCATTTCCTGACTATCTGGTACCTTGGGTTCTTCATCTGGATGCGATCTTGAAGGCTTCTGGCCTGGCATTGGCTCCACCCCCAGGTCTCTGAGCCGCAGCCCAGGTAGCTGAGCAGAGGCACTGCTGGGCTTCCCCTAGTCCACATAGCCTGGTCACCACCCAGACCCGGGGAGGGGGACTCCaggtggaaggggcctgggaagGGCATCTTCGCTGGGGCAGTCTCAATCCTAATGCTGGATCCTGGGGTCCCCGGTCCCACTGAGGCAAGGCCTTCCTCGGGGGTCTCTGGGGAACCCTGGGGATTCAGAACCCCACACTGGTCCGGCCTTCACGCTTCCAGAAAGCTGAGATCTGCTCCAAGGTGACCCGTGGCTGGAGGCCCCACTCAGGATCTGGGCTCCCTGGCCGCTGCCTCCTGGCCTGGGGGCTCCCAAACTGGACGCTGGCCTCTGGCCTCTGCTCGGGTTCAGCCCAGCTCACCAGGCCTGTGGTGGGGGGCCTCCCCTCCCAGGGCTGGGGCCCCCAGAAGGTGCTCCGGGGGGGGACCTCCAGTACGGTCTGGGGGCCCAAGTTGCTGGGAGCAGAATTTGGGGCTGAGGGGGCAGGTGGGGCTGTTGCTCGGGCCTCCAAagtgcccacctgggtgggaggctcaggggCCCGATCTGTCAGCAGGGGGACCGCAGAGCCATACCAGTCCTCAGAGCGCTCTCGGGGGGTGCCCATGGGCTCAATCCACAGCTCTCCTCCTGGGCGCCACACCAGGGTGGGGGCACGGTGGCTGGGGTCTGGGCGGAGAGCACGGCGGAACAGGCGTTCAGCCAACACAGCGGTGGTGAGGATGAAGAGCGCAGCCAGGGTGGCCAGGACCAGCATGATGGGGATGCAGGGCCCACAGGGCAGTGAGGGCCATGGGGCTGCCTCCCATGCGGGGGGCCCCTCCACGCGCCCAGAGGGCGGCTCTGGAGTCAACGGCATCTGAGAGACACAGGGGTGAGAAGAGGAAGTAAATGAGGCAGAGGGGGCACAACCAAGATGAGAGAGAGGCAGCAGGTGTCCAGGAAAGCCTGGGAgaagggctgggcatgggggctcatgcctggaatcccagcactttgagaggtcgaggcgggaggatcacttgagcccaggagttcaagaccagcctggacacacagtgaaacctcatctctataaataatttaaaaactagctgggtgtggtggctcacacctgtagtcccagctacacaggaagctgaggtgggaggattacttgagcccaggagttcgaagctgcagtgaccccagattgcgccactgtcctccagcctgggcaatagagcaagaccctttctcaaaaattctggagagacagagaagcaAGGGGGACCAGAAAGGGTAAGCGTGagccaggtggggtgggaggacagGCAGCCTACCTCGGGGCACAGCCAGGCCCTCCTGCCTGGCTCTCCAGGCCTTTCCAGAATCCCCATTTCCCTCCCAGACCCCAGGGTGCCTCAGACAAGAAAGGTCTCCAGGGCTTCTTTCCTCCCCACTCGGCCCCCTCAAGTCTTGCTCAGACCTAGAGAGGAAGTGGTGGGTGAAGAAATGAGAACCTCCCCTCCCACTGGCTCCCCTGAGTGTGTCTCCCCCACCGCCTGCCGCCAGCACCTCTGCTGGCCCCTTGAGGCTCCTTCGCCCCTCACCATTCTCCTCGGACTTGATCTTGCTCTCATAGGCTCCACGGAATCTGCTGCCGGGCCGGGCCAGGCCTCCGGAGGCGCCTCCGCACCCCTCCTGGGCTCCCCAGCTTTGCCCAGGCTCTGGCCTGTCTCTATCTCTCGTTTGTCTCTGCACACCTCTCTGTCCCCCACATCCTCCATCTGCAGGGGGCCTCCTACACCCCTCAACTCACCTTGGGTCAGTCCCTGGGCTCCTCTCCCTCCTAGAGCCACTCTTCCTGGTGCCGGACTAAGAGGTGCAGGCTTGGAGGGTGCAGGGCGGTCCGCCTTTCAGACGTAGAGGCCCGGCCTCGGATGAAGGCGGAAGGGAGGGCACCGCCTGTTGCTGGGCAACTGTGCCCCAACTCGCCTGCCCCTGGGGAGTGTTTGTTTCCAAAGCAACCCAAGGGGATGTGGTCACTGCGGTGAGGAGGCTTTTCCTGGGGTAAGGTGGGGCTGGAATGGGCAATGGTTCTGTTGAACTTAGTGTCACCCCATAGCCAGGCCCTGGGCCCCAGAATATTCACCGAAAAGCTGAGAAAGAGGACGccggggccaggcacagtggctcacccctgtaatcccagcattttgggaggtcaaggtgggcaggtcacctgaggtcaggagttcgagaccagcctgccaacatggcgaaaccccatctctactgaaaaatacaaaaattagctgggcgtggtgacgggcacttgtaatctcagctgctcaggcggctgaggcagggagaatcgcttgaacccgggactcagaggttgcagtgagctgagatcgtgccactgcactccagcctgggcaacagagtgagactccgtcttaaaaaaaaaaaaaagaaaagaaaagaaaaagaaataggacaCTGGGACTTTAGCCCGTACATTCCCAGAGAACCATGGTGCCTCCCCCGTTCCTCCTGGGAGGATGCCCCACCCCATCCTGCCTTGTCTTATCCACGGTGCCTCCCCAGATCTGCTCCTGCCATCCAGCCCCCACAGGCACCCCCTGCTTGGCCAGCTTGcttcacacctttttttttttttctggtagagatgggctcttgctctgttgcccaggctggtctcaagctcctggcctcaagagatcctcctgcctcagcctcccaaagtgctgggattacaggtgtgagctaccacactggCCCCTGCCTCATACTTTTAATTAACATAAGTCTCTCTCTCTTCAGACCATTTAGCCCCCATTTTGGTTGGAAAATATCAGTGAGGTGAGGCTTGGGTAACAAAAATGTCAAGCCTCTGAGAGGAGTCCAGGGTATAAAAACAGGCGTGGGCCTGTTTCCAAAACCCTGACCATCCTCATGTCTGTCCCTCTTTCCTGCTGCTGAGGGTGGGAGGAGCCTGGAGCAGAGTGTGACAAGATGTCATCAGGCTCTGGAGTCCAGGAGACTTTCTGAGATTCTCTAGTTTGACTCATCCACAGATGACAAAAGTAAGgcttaaagaaaagagatttcatGACCAAAGTCACATGACCAATGTATGTGTGGGTGAGCATGTAGCGGCCAGGGTGGTGGAAGAATAGATAGAAATCcctgggctgggcgaggtggctcatgcctgtaatcccagcactttgggagaccgaggcgggtggatcacctgaggtcaggagtttgggagcagcctggccaacatggcaaaaccccgtctctactaaaaatacaaaaattagccgggcgtggtgccgcacgcctatgatcccaactactcaggaggctgaggcaggagaatcgcttgaacccggtgcagtgagccaagatcgtgccattccactccagcctgggcaacagagcaagactctgtctcaaaataaataaattaaataaataaatgaatgaaaagacagTCTCCGTCAGACTGCCCCATCCTGGTGGTTTTGAGCCCTGGTGGAAGGAGCTGGAGATGGAGAGTCCGGgggaaaccacctttgcaaagaaagagatctaacttaactgactccaccttgcttctaacctccaagctgtctttgtttattcctgggcgtaggctgaactaactttgggagaaacttagtttgtagtttatagtttaaacaaagacagtaacagccctttcccaaagcagaccttcttgcctggggactagactaaCACTAGCCAtaggattagaaattatggtttaggagtcatgcagctggaggctacaagattctgaccctccctaaactgctcctaacatcagtgcttgagatattttgcagaccctgcacttgatggatcagctggcaccacccagatcaataaactggctcatctgatcttgtggcccccacccagaacTGACTCTGCAAGAAGACAGCTCTGACTCCtgatgatttcatctctgaccaatcTGCACTCccagatcccagcactttgggaggaccagacaggcagatcacaaggtcaggatgagaggtgacagcgtgctggcagccctcactcaCTCTGGGCGCCTCCTCGGCTTCCACGCCGACTCTccccgcgcttgaggagcccttcagcccaccgctgcactgtgggagcccctctctgggctggccgaggcggGAGCCCGCTCCCTCTGCTTGccagaggtgtggagggagaggcgcggaaGGGAACTGGAGCTGCGGGCCACGCTCGCGGGCCAGcatgagttccgggtgggcgtgggctcggtgggccccgcactcagaGAGGCCGGCTGGCGCCAttggccccaggcagtgaggggcttagcacccaggccagcagctgcagagggtgtgccaggtcccccagcagtgccggcccacagGTGCACTTGAATTCTCacaggcctcagctgcctccccgtggggcagggctgggaacttgcagcccgccatgccccaGCGTCCCCCTGCCTGGGCGtccccctgcctgggctcctgcGCCGCCCCCTGGTCTGCGGGGCCTGGTCCCAtcaaccgcccaagggctgaggagtgcaggcacaggactggtgggcagctccacctgcagcccatGTGCGAggtccactaggtgaagccagctgggctcttgAGTCTAGTGGGCACTTGgaaaacctttatgtctagctaagggattgtaaatacaccaatcaacactctgtgtctagctcaaggtttgtaaacacaccaatcagcaccctgtcaaaacggaccaatcagctctctataAAACAGACCagtcggctctctgtaaaatgggccaatcagcaggatgtgggtggggccagataaggcaataaaagcaggctgccagcgCCAGCAGTGGCAACTCGAGGTACCCTTCCTTATAggaaggtttgttcttttcaTCTTTCCAATACATCTTGCTGCTGCTTATTGtgggtctgcactgcctttatgagctgtaacaccgtgaaggtctgcagcttgaGGCCAGAGgctagcgagaccacgaacccaccagaaggaagaaactcggaACACGTcggaacatcagaaggaacaaactccaacatgccacctttaagaactgaaacactcaccgtgagggtctgcagcttcattcttgaagtcagtgagaccaagaacc
Proteins encoded in this region:
- the C18H16orf54 gene encoding transmembrane protein C16orf54 homolog — protein: MPLTPEPPSGRVEGPPAWEAAPWPSLPCGPCIPIMLVLATLAALFILTTAVLAERLFRRALRPDPSHRAPTLVWRPGGELWIEPMGTPRERSEDWYGSAVPLLTDRAPEPPTQVGTLEARATAPPAPSAPNSAPSNLGPQTVLEVPPRSTFWGPQPWEGRPPTTGLVSWAEPEQRPEASVQFGSPQARRQRPGSPDPEWGLQPRVTLEQISAFWKREGRTSVGF